The genomic interval CGCATGGGCAAGGCCGTGGTGCTGCCGGTGATCACGCGCATGCTGCCTGGCGGACGGGGCTACGTGGTGGAAATCCAGGCGCCCTGGACGGATTTCCCCGGCGAGAGCATCGAGGCGGATACCCGGCGCATGAATGCCTATATTGAAAACGAGGTGCTCAAGCTGCCGGAGCAGTATTTCTGGCTGCACAAGCGCTTCAAGACCCGCCCGCCCGGCGAGTCCGGCCATTACGAAAAGAAGCGGGATTGACGGCCTAATCGCGCATAGCCGCGGCGGCCGGATCGGTTAGCATCCACCATTCCCCGTACTTTGCGCAGCGCACGAATCATGAAGATTGAACTCGATGCCAATGATGTCGCCGCCTATCTCAAGGCGCATCCCGATTTCTTCAATCTGTATGCCGACCTGCTGGCGCAGATCGTCATCAACGATCCGCACAATGGCCGCGCCGTCTCGATCACCGAGCGACAGCTCGGCGCCCTGCGCGACCGCAACAAGCAATTGGAAGCCAAGCTTGCCGAGCTGATCCGCTTCGGCGAGGAGAATGACGTCATTTCCGAAAAGCTGCACCGGATGACGCTGGCGCTGATTGCGGCGGAGAGCTTTCCCGCCGTCGTCCGCATTCTCCATGAGCATCTGGGCGGCGCTTTCGATGTGCCGCATGTCGCGCTGCGTCTGTGGGAGGTCGGCGGGCTTGACTCGCTGGCCGACTTCTCGCCGGCCGACGAGGATACCAAACGCTTTGCCACCGGACTCAAGCATCCCTATTGCGGTTCGAGCGCCGGTCTGGAGGCGCTCTCCTGGCTTGCCAGCGGGGTGCGCTCGACCGCCCTGGTGCCGCTGCGGCGCGGCGCGGATACCATCGGTCTGCTGATGCTGGGCAGCGAGGAAGCGCAGCGCTTCTATCCGGAAATGGGCACGCTGTTTCTTGCGCGCATCGGCGATTGCGCGGCCGCTGCCGTGCTGCGGACGCTTGAACCGGCGCAGGCATGAGCCGGACGGGCGGCGATGCGCACAGCCTGATCGACGCCTTTCTTGCCGCCCAGGCGCACGAACGGCAGGCCAGCCGCCATACACTCGATGCCTATCGCCGTGATCTTGCCGCGCTGCTGCGCCTGAGCGGCGCGAATTCGGCAGCCGCGCTGCGCGGGTTGGATAGCCATGGGATCCGCCGCTGCGCCATGCAACTGCATGCCGCCGGCAATGCGCCACGCTCCATCGCGCGCAGATTGTCCGCCTGGCGCAGCTTTTATCGCTGGCTGGCGCGCAACGCATCGCCGGAAGCCGGGACTGCCGCCGGGCTGCGCGTCAATCCTTGCGATGGCGTCCGCTCGCCGAAGAAGCGTCAGGCGCTGCCCAAGGCGCTTTCAGTCGAACAAGGGGCAGCGTTGCTGGAGCGTGACGTGGGAGGTGCGGAAGATGCGGCGGATGAAGGACGGCATGCGGCCCTGCTGCGGTTGCGCGATCATGCCATTCTCGAACTCTTTTATTCCTCCGGCCTGCGCTTGGCCGAACTGGCCGCTCTCGACTGCAACGGTGGTCTGGATCTGGTAGCCGGCGAAGTCGGCGTCACCGGCAAGCGCGGCAAGTCGCGGATCGTGCCGCTTGGCCGCCAGGCGCGCGCGGCGCTGCAGTCCTGGCTGGCACGGCGTCATGAGCTGGCGGCGGCCGGCGAGCCGGCGTTGTTCGTCAGCCTGCGCGGCACGCGCCTGGCGCCACGCAGCATCGAGCAGCGCCTGGCACGCTGGGCGCAGGGCAGCGGCATCCGGCTGCATCCGCACATGCTGCGTCACTCCTTTGCCTCGCATGTACTGCAATCCTCCGGCGACCTGCGCGCGGTACAGGAAATGCTCGGTCATGCCAGCATCGCCACCACGCAGGTGTATACGCATCTGGATTATCAACACTTGGCCAAAGTCTATGACGCGGCCCATCCACGGGCACGCAAGCGCTGACTTGGAGCGGGCTCGGACCCGTATCGGACGGGGGTTGCCCAAATTAGGCAAAGGTGCTGATCCGCAGGGGGCGCCCGGGAGGGCAGGCTTGTACAATCCGCCCTGGTTTACGCATAATCACAGGTTCCGTCGGTACGGTCGGCAGGAGCGACCTGCTGACTCGGTCGAGTCGGCTGCGCAGCATCACAGGATGCGGGACGGGATCTGGTTTCTGACGCCAAGTTTCGGCAAGTTATCCGCAGGGGTGATTCATGGGCATACTCGCAACATCCAATCTCGTTTCGGCCAGCCGGCGCAAGTTTCTCGTCATGGCCGGGATGGCCAGCGCGGCCGGCGCCGCAGTCGGCCTGTTCGGCTGCAGCCGGGCGCCGCTGCAGCACTTCAAGGGAACCACGGCCAGCGGTCGTTTCGACCTCGGTCCGCGCACCACGCCCAAGCTCGGTAACTGGCAGGATCTTTACCGCCAGCGCTGGACCTGGGACAAGGTGGCCAAAGGCTCGCACGGCTGGGCCAACTGCCGCTCGGCCTGCGAGTGGGATCTCTACGTCAAGGACGGCGTGGTGGTGCGCGAGGAGCAATCCGCCACCTACGAGGCTTCGGAACCGGGCATTCCCGACTTCAATCCGCGCGGCTGCCAGAAGGGCGCGTGTTATACGGAAGTGATGTACGGGCCGTCGCGCACCACCGTGCCGCTGAAGCGCGTCGGCCCGCGCGGTTCCGGCAAGTGGGAAAAAATCTCCTGGGAACAGGCGCTGAGGGAAATTGCCGTCAAGACCGTCGATGCCGCCGAAAAATGGGGTACCGACACGATCTATCAGGATCTCGGCCCCAACTTCGACTTCGGCGCCAGTACGGCCGGGCGTTTCAAGTTCCAGTTCATGGCCGGCGGCATCTTTGCCGACAACTGGGCGGAAATCGGCGACCTCAACGTCGGCGCTTCGATCACCGTCGGCGCCGCTCACCTGGGCGGTTCCGCCGATGAATGGTTTCTTTCCGACTTCATCGTGGTCTGGATGATGAATCCTTCGGTGACCCAGATTCCCGATGCGCACTTCCTCTACGAGGCGCGCTACAACGGTACCGAACTGTGCGTCATCGATCCGCAGTACTCGGCCACGGCGATCCATGCCGATCAGTGGCTGCCGCTTGAATCCGGCACCGATGCGGCGCTGGGCCTGGCCGTCGCCCGCTACCTGCTGGACACGGGCGCCATCGATCTGCCTTATATCCGCGAGCAGACCGACCTGCCGCTGCTGGCCCGCCTGGATACCGGCCGCTTCCTGCGCGAGTCGGATCTCAAGGCCGGCGGTGATGAAGACCAGCTCTACATGTGGCATCCGCAGAAAAACGCGGCCGTCCCCGCGCCCGGCTGTCTGAAGAACACCACGCGCAGCCTCAAGCTCGACTTCGAGCCGCCCATCGACGGTCAATGGAAAATCAAGCTGGCCAATGGCGAGGAAGTGGTGGTGGTGCCGGTTGGCGCGATGCTGAAGGAACACCTCGATCCGTGGACCTTCGAGCATGCGGCCCAGGTCACCCATCTGCACATCGACCAGATCCGGAAATTCGCCGAAGGCTGGGCCAAGGCCGAGCGGCCGATGGTGCTGTCGTCGTGGGGCTCGAACCGCTATGTCCATTCCGACCTGATGAACCGCACCAAGATGCTGCTGCTGATGCTGAAGGGTGCCCTGGGCAAGAAAGGCGCAGGCTATCAGGCGACCGGCTGGGTGGATCTGGACGGCTTCGGCAATGCCATGCAGATGGAAAAAAGCGGCATGACCGGCCGCCTGGCGGTGATGCTCAATGCCATGCCG from Sterolibacterium denitrificans carries:
- a CDS encoding tyrosine recombinase XerC, with the protein product MSRTGGDAHSLIDAFLAAQAHERQASRHTLDAYRRDLAALLRLSGANSAAALRGLDSHGIRRCAMQLHAAGNAPRSIARRLSAWRSFYRWLARNASPEAGTAAGLRVNPCDGVRSPKKRQALPKALSVEQGAALLERDVGGAEDAADEGRHAALLRLRDHAILELFYSSGLRLAELAALDCNGGLDLVAGEVGVTGKRGKSRIVPLGRQARAALQSWLARRHELAAAGEPALFVSLRGTRLAPRSIEQRLARWAQGSGIRLHPHMLRHSFASHVLQSSGDLRAVQEMLGHASIATTQVYTHLDYQHLAKVYDAAHPRARKR
- a CDS encoding molybdopterin-dependent oxidoreductase → MGILATSNLVSASRRKFLVMAGMASAAGAAVGLFGCSRAPLQHFKGTTASGRFDLGPRTTPKLGNWQDLYRQRWTWDKVAKGSHGWANCRSACEWDLYVKDGVVVREEQSATYEASEPGIPDFNPRGCQKGACYTEVMYGPSRTTVPLKRVGPRGSGKWEKISWEQALREIAVKTVDAAEKWGTDTIYQDLGPNFDFGASTAGRFKFQFMAGGIFADNWAEIGDLNVGASITVGAAHLGGSADEWFLSDFIVVWMMNPSVTQIPDAHFLYEARYNGTELCVIDPQYSATAIHADQWLPLESGTDAALGLAVARYLLDTGAIDLPYIREQTDLPLLARLDTGRFLRESDLKAGGDEDQLYMWHPQKNAAVPAPGCLKNTTRSLKLDFEPPIDGQWKIKLANGEEVVVVPVGAMLKEHLDPWTFEHAAQVTHLHIDQIRKFAEGWAKAERPMVLSSWGSNRYVHSDLMNRTKMLLLMLKGALGKKGAGYQATGWVDLDGFGNAMQMEKSGMTGRLAVMLNAMPPKELFNAIVDIIKKRKTENDVALEGENNYLRNKLCTSDVVEVNLKSEGYRAALSKEQEGLYPRELSDYYDEAHEKGWAPGLPRKNTPKIFFSGGSNLLRRNNLPQYLKAHIWDQMDCIVDVNPKYSYTGTQADYILPAAGWYEKTGIKYTMSYIPYLHYCDAAVPPLAESKGEWEIYWLLTREMENYAKEKNQPILDGCGRGTIDMKTIHQRYTNQGDLGQHDQDKVTEEILRSESTKGMTVEGLRQTGIAKYTATGKNVQATALNNPDWKGEGVLTTLTRFTVHKEPWPTYSGRISSFIDHPWFIEGHEQFATHKDSPKAGGDYPFIFVSCHARWSIHSTWRDTPMMLRLQRGEPLVYLNPTDAAKIGVKDFEYVEIYNNYGSIRMRLKVTAMVRPGVAYYYHAWEPHQFPNHESYKNLIPGIVQPLHYAGGYGHINHALNRFQPGSAVQDTRIGIKPWTGQATGVKPVVVTAEEAAIAERANQAI
- a CDS encoding DUF484 family protein — protein: MKIELDANDVAAYLKAHPDFFNLYADLLAQIVINDPHNGRAVSITERQLGALRDRNKQLEAKLAELIRFGEENDVISEKLHRMTLALIAAESFPAVVRILHEHLGGAFDVPHVALRLWEVGGLDSLADFSPADEDTKRFATGLKHPYCGSSAGLEALSWLASGVRSTALVPLRRGADTIGLLMLGSEEAQRFYPEMGTLFLARIGDCAAAAVLRTLEPAQA